Genomic window (Nymphaea colorata isolate Beijing-Zhang1983 chromosome 1, ASM883128v2, whole genome shotgun sequence):
AGTCGGATACAGGTACAAGTGCAgcgattttagaaaatttcgGTCACCTACTTATGGAAGGACGGCTTCCACGCACTTCTCTGTTATGTCATAACAGGGAAGTTGCTCTCATTTCAAACCAGATTAGGTTGTACGTTAGCTCCATAACATGAGACTGTGTGTGCTAGGGATTGAAACTGGTTGATAAACTAGCTGACCCCATatgaagacaaaagtggaactctaaaaaatgtctttttgaTAAACTGAAATGGAAAAATACGGGTTCCCACGTTAGCCACTTGCCAGAATTCCAGAACCTTCAAACagccaaacaaaaaattttgctACTTGAGGTGGCCTTCTCAATTTGTGCAAGGTTAAGagtcttttaatattatttattgatttatttattgTGGTTTACGCCCATTCATTTAAAATGTGGGCGTTTTAGTATCTGACAAAGATGCCGGCAAgagaatataaaaataaaaatcatggCCGTAATCCGTTTTCAAAGCATGAGAGTTGCGGGTCAGAGAAGCATCTAGGCAAAGTGCTTGAACGTGCCCTTACAACTTACAAGTGTAAGTTTTGTCAATACCTAAAACTATATTTGAATTGGAAAATTTTGAGAGAATTCAAAAGACCGCCAAGAAATTGTGCGTGTgcctatatatacatatatatgtcgaCACACTTGGTGCATAATTTTGTTGCTGCTGATTTGACTCGAATCGACCAATTTATGGTAACCTGGTTCCACTTGACAATGATAGTGTTCAAGTTAAATAACAGCCACCATCATGCAACCTTATATAAGGTTCTCCTTAAGAAATTTAATCTAAAGTGAATAATGTTATTTCTATTCTCAGGTATTGCACTTGTTGGTATGTTTATATGGTTAAATTTGCcaactaaaatttcaaaaagttccCTAGAGTTTATGTTTCTGGACACCTCAATATAAACACGCACAAAAACATGAGTAGCTCATGAATTGACAGAATCTTTTACCGTAATTTTGCAGGATCAGCTACATGATTGCTTGCTGTCAGCAAGAAGGATATCAATGGCACTTCCAACAAAATATAGCGTCAGACATACATGCCTGCTCCttgaagaaaaatcaacaaACGCCCAGCTTGGGAGACCCAGAGGGTAAAGGTAAATTCAAATTCTCAACGGTTCTGAATGTTCTTGGGATCATTTTATCTACATAAATGGTGCCATCAAGATGGTCACACTCATGCTGTAATATGCGAGCCTTCCACCCAACAGCTTCCACTTTAAGCGGCCGGCCGTCCCGCCCGAGTCCTGTAACTTCAACCTCAAGGTGGCGCTCAACAAGTGCTCTAAAACCATCAACACTGTAACATGCAAGAATGAGCTACAGAATTATAATGAAAATCTATGACAGAAGAAACAACGAACGACCTCCATGACTCATGACACCAAGCAGAAGAAACATGAACAGCATTCTCATTTGCAATGCAGCAGGCAAAGGTATAGCAATGTGCTTCTCACCTCAAGCAGCCTTCGAAAAACATTGCAGTTCTGTCACCCTTCTTCGTAAGTTTTGGGTTTATAATCACCTTTCAGAGAATGATACTAGATGATTAGGAACAAGTTTATACAACATATTATAAATCATGGAAACATTCTTCTGAAAAGTTACCGCTTACCAGAAGTTCAAAGGGCCGCCTGTCCTGGGCTCTAGTTTCCTCCTTGGAAGCATAACTAATATAAGTTTCTGTATCCTCCAAAACTATGATCTGCACCGAAGCATGtaaataaatcttttttttagtaaaaaacatacttttgaaaatttggggTATTGAAAGATAAAGTACTACCCTTCAGCATTTTATATGCCTTTGGAGAGCTATTACCCGACTAAGGCCAAACCTGGAGGAAAGGCGAGAGAGGCCCTCAACTCAAAGATTCAAATGTAAAGAACTAAGAATAAAACAGTATGTACCTTTAGACCTCCATCTTGTGCATGATATTCAGAGACAAGTTCACGACCTAATGAAAGAATAAGGATGCATTCATGACGAACGAATACTACGGTAGTTATCAGATTGGATTAATAATCTAATAATTTGGTATATCTGCATGTTTATCATGTTCAGTGCCAAAAACCTCTGTTTAGAAACTTAGGCATAAGAAAATAATCCTAAGAGGCACTATCCTAGTGATTCTCAAAAATACTATCGTTGGAATCACCGTGAAGATTTCTATCCTGCAATGAAGCAAACACTTGGTTCAAACACTGTTACAGGAGGACGAGTCCCCCCATTGGATGCAAAACCCCTCCTCCTATGAAAACGAAGTTGCATCGCCTCCCATCGGGAATCAATTTCCTGCATGAGTATCTTTTCATGAAGAAGTAGCCTTGCAATGAGTAAGATGCTTAACAAACCAACCAACCAATCCTCCCCTCCCCCCCCCATCCCAAGCACACCCTAGTCCTCCCCGTCTAGAGTCTCTGATTCTCTGGAAAGAAGGAATTAATTGATTAAGGAGCCCTCCTCTCAAACATGACAATATTCCGAGTCACCAGCCTGACTTGCTTCATTTCCTTGAACGTCATTTTGCGTATCTTCTTTTTTAAAGGTTTGCATATGCATAAAATTGTCATAATTTTAAACAATTCTACAGCACTCCCTAGACATTTTCCATGCAGATTCTTATTCATTGCCTACAACTCAAACCTCTAAAGAAATGACTATTTTCTAGATCCAATTACTCTAGAACTTGTAATCACAATACAACTGTTGACGAATAACAATCTCCAAGCTTTGAGATACATGCCAAATATCTTCCCTTTTTTATAGACTAGGagatctttctttattttcataagtGAGCTTTCTACAGACTGCATGTATCAGCAGCAGTTGCAAGTAGTAAGAATAATAGTAAATGAGAGGGAAATGGTTACATGAACAATAGTTTTGCAGAAGACGGCACTTGGCTAGATAATTTGGCAAGAAAGGAAAGTCCCATGAAGTTCTGCAGAAATACGATTTAGTTATTAATTTGCTTTCATATGTAAAACGAATTTCAATCCTCAAATATGCCCTTGCTGATTATTTAGAGAACGAAAACCGTCATCATTCGTTATAATACTCTACTGATTCCAGTTAGAATAATCTATCCAACAGAAGAGCATTTCAAAAGGCATTGGCGCAAAGATACCATCTCTTTTCTTCATGTTCAGGGAAATGGCTTGAAACTTCACAAGGAATTCCAGGGCAGAAGAAGGACAACATCTCGAGTAAAGATGAAAGTAATTGAAGCTTACGAAACTGGCTTTCCTGAAAATCATTTTCACTATACCAGTAGGAAACCAAAGTAATAATGACTCTAGAAACACAATGACTCTGAAATTCATATAATGCAGGAAGATTGAAAGGTTTTTGAAATCTGGCCTGCCttaatgaactaaaaaattagtagaaaaaaGCAAGCCAATCTACCATGTATCCGGATCACAAATGTCTGAGAAAGATTCACCCAACAATGGAAGTAAAACAGAGTCTTTTTCAAGGGGTTGCGGATAAGGAACAAAGACATACCTTCAGAGGAATACCAATTTGAGGGGCAGCAAGACCGACGCCGGGAGCCTTCCTCATCACCGCGACCATGTCGTCGATCACTTTCTGGATCCGTTCCGAGCCGACATCCTGCAATGCGACCTCGCTCGCGGGTTCGTGAAGCACCGGGTCGCCGGCCTTCACTATCTCCGGCAGTACCATTTCTTTCTGCCCGAAACCCAGAAACCATCCAGCAGAAGGAACGTTTCTCGAAGGAGAAGGACGAGGAGGAGAAAGCGTTCTTACTCCTCTCCCTCCTCTACCCGTTGTCGAAATGGGTCTTCTTCTGATGGATGGTGGTTCGCGGGCGATGAGGAATGGAGGGATGGTAGTGTCAGGCGGAGATGGACGACGGTGTTGAGCGGCACAGCTCTCACTGGCTCTTCCGAAGATCCGATAATGGCCTTCAACATCGCCGCTGCCGGCGGCGGGAAGGAGTCGAGCGGACGCAGTCAGAAGACGCGCCATGATAACCACTCATGTATCCTTCACCTCACATGCCACCGGTACGTCTCCCTCAGCAATAAACGGATAACGATGGGTCTCCTGCAAATTGGCTGGTGATTGTCGGAATAACACCTACTAATTACTCAGCCAGGATCCAAGAGATCAACTAATACTTTCTACCATCTTCTCTTTCCTCATCTTCTTTGTCCCTTCAACTGGAAGTAAAGAGAAGAAGGCAGAGTGAGTTCACATAGGTAAGCGGTTCTTCTATCATCTTCTTCTGACTTGATGGTTGTCTGTGCTTTGGAAGTatcaaaatcatgtttatgTGGTTAATTTCATAATATACCCTAGACAGAGCAGAACTAGTTCTCGCAGAGCGAGTTCTTATAGGTAAGCGGTTCTTCTATCATCTTCTTCTGACTTGATGATTCTCTGTGCTTTGGAAGTatcaaaatcatgtttatgTGGTTAGTCTCATAATATACCCTAGACAGAACAGAACTAGTTCTCATTCTAAATATCCGATGCACTTCCAAATAACGCAAACAAAATTCTCCTGCGCTTCTTATCTACTAAAGTTTTTCGTTTGTTTCATTGATATCAGAAAAACCCAGTTTGGAGACGGAAATCTAGTCATGCTGGTTTAAACTCAATTGTACTTCTAGTTCTCCCTCCAGTGGAATAAAATTCCGGCGGTGAAGGAACATTCATTTTGGACTAGTGTAACACATAAAATGTCAGCAAATGTCATCCTTGTTTTAAAATCCCACAGCCTTTGGTGAAATAAAACTTTCccaattggaaaaaatgaaccTTGTAGACATTTGGCTTCCCATAATAAAAGGAACAACACGATCCGTGTTTAAAAGAGTTCAAAGTTATGTGGAAGACGTAGTTAGTCAAAGTAAGAAACCATGCGTGAGGGAAAAGAGAGCAAAATACTGAAAGACTTAGGCAGAATATTAGGTGCAGAAGGTAAGATCTAAAAGACCTCACTGTCAACAATTCAATTGGAATAGGCAGATTACATACACGTATATatgttataagttttataaaatGCCTAAAGACTTTCTACTTTGAACAgattttcaattcaatttcaCTTAGCAAAGTTGGTTTTTTTTGGAAATCAAATGTAGTGTATGTGGGTCTCATCAAATACTCTAAAATTCATCAAGTCAATTCAACCGTATTTTAATAGGTGAGAGGACTTAGTTCCattattaaatcctatatgcagCGTTGATGCTACAACACTGTAGACTTAAACTGCAGACACTATTTATTTCTTGTCAACAGCATACAAGATCGTGTCTCGTGTGATTCGATTCGTGTCCTTGTTACTCAATCTGGCACATCGCTGCAACCTCTCGTTACAAATTTGTCGTCCGCGTACGCCTTATAAAGTCCATGGAAGAATCTGCAGAGATCCTATAAGCACTTGAATACTTGATCAAGATAGaagccaagaaaaagaagagagaagatgaGGGCGCTGAGCAGGTCGATGATGGTTGGCATCTTCATCACCTTCTGCTTCTCCATTCAGAACTCCACACACAGGCGACAAGACGACGGGCAGGGACAGCGCGACTCTCTCTTCTCCAGTTCGGCCATCGCTGGCAACAGCAACGGCAATCCTGACCAGCTGCCGGGCCTTCAGTACGACTTCTACCGCGAAGCTTGCCCGGAGGCGGAGTTCGTCATTCGCAAGACCGTCCAAGATTTCGTCACCAAACGTTCCGACGTCGCCCCCGGGCTCCTCCGACTCGCCTTCCACGACTGCTTCGTCCAggcaagaaccattctccccaAGATCACGCTtcacttctttcctttcttggtCCGCCGGAAATGACAACTCCGGCGGTCGAGTAACAGTTGTCTTGGTTTGCATTCAGGGGTGCGACGCGTCGGTGCTGCTGGATTCGAGGGAAGGTGCTCCGTCGGAGAAGGAAGCGTCGGCCAACAAGAACTCGCTGAGAGGGTTCGACGTCATCGACGCTGTCAAGGAGAGGCTGGAACACCTCTGCCCACTCACCGTTTCCTGTGCTGACATCGTTGCACTCTCTGCTCGCGACGCTATCTTCCTGGTTCGTTCCAAACGTCCTGTCAAAATCAGACACTATTTCTCTTCTTAATTTCTTGGACGAAGCAACGGAATAATCCGCCGTGTCTAACGCTGGTTCATCCGCTCTTACAACAGACAGGCGGCCCTTTCTACCCTCTGAGCACCGGCAGGCGTGACGGCAGAGTGTCCAGAGCAGCGACGGCCGAAGCCCAACTTCCCTCTCCGTTCGACACCCTCGCCGCCATCCTCGCTGCCTTCAACGAACGTGGGCTACACCAGAATGATACCATCACTCTCCTAGGTACTCCCTGCCTTCTCATTTTTCCGGTCACTATCTCAACTTTCCGAACATGGTCTCTCCAGTAGACGAGTGGTTGGTGGACGAGAAAATCACGGTATGAATTTTTACGATCATGCTACCATGATCTGATTTCTTTTCACGCATTCTCTGGGTACGTGATTGATTTTCGAAAGGTGCGCATACTATTGGACACACACACTGCCGCTTTGTCCAATCCCGTCTATACAACTTCTCCGGCGACGGTTCGCCGGATCCAACTATGAATTCGACTCTGGCAGAGAGCTTGAAATTGATCTGCCCCGAAGACGATGACGAGGAAGCGGACATGGATGGTAGGACTAAGTTGCCCATGGACTTCGGCGGCCATGACACCTTCGACAGCCACTT
Coding sequences:
- the LOC116258047 gene encoding putative Peroxidase 48 yields the protein MRALSRSMMVGIFITFCFSIQNSTHRRQDDGQGQRDSLFSSSAIAGNSNGNPDQLPGLQYDFYREACPEAEFVIRKTVQDFVTKRSDVAPGLLRLAFHDCFVQGCDASVLLDSREGAPSEKEASANKNSLRGFDVIDAVKERLEHLCPLTVSCADIVALSARDAIFLTGGPFYPLSTGRRDGRVSRAATAEAQLPSPFDTLAAILAAFNERGLHQNDTITLLGAHTIGHTHCRFVQSRLYNFSGDGSPDPTMNSTLAESLKLICPEDDDEEADMDGRTKLPMDFGGHDTFDSHFYQNVVEGYGVLYADQQLMASAATANLVVDYAIDSDLFRREFARAMVKLSSVGVLTGSQGEVRRDCRRLLEDEPTGLNGG
- the LOC116257540 gene encoding peptide deformylase 1A, chloroplastic, with translation MARLLTASARLLPAAGSGDVEGHYRIFGRASESCAAQHRRPSPPDTTIPPFLIAREPPSIRRRPISTTGRGGRGVRTLSPPRPSPSRNVPSAGWFLGFGQKEMVLPEIVKAGDPVLHEPASEVALQDVGSERIQKVIDDMVAVMRKAPGVGLAAPQIGIPLKIIVLEDTETYISYASKEETRAQDRRPFELLVIINPKLTKKGDRTAMFFEGCLSVDGFRALVERHLEVEVTGLGRDGRPLKVEAVGWKARILQHECDHLDGTIYVDKMIPRTFRTVENLNLPLPSGSPKLGVC